Proteins from a genomic interval of Diospyros lotus cultivar Yz01 chromosome 6, ASM1463336v1, whole genome shotgun sequence:
- the LOC127803706 gene encoding protein PTST, chloroplastic isoform X2 — translation MGDLLGSSRRLIRLKALLVDSERERLIKKLSEANQQNRFLKRQLYDKEGALVNFKSELAVTELEVQALVALAEEIAKYGIPEGSRKINGKYIQSHLHSRLEAVHEKLKEQIKDVEAAKSKEVHLFWRGMAESVQVMGTFDGWSQGEHLSAEYTGSFTEFSTTLMLRPGRYEIKFLVDGEWQLSPEFPTVGEGLTENNLLIVE, via the exons atgggtgacctcctgggaagttcgcgtaggctcatcagg CTGAAGGCTTTGCTTGTTGATTCTGAAAGAGAGAGACTTATCAAGAAACTGAGTGAAGCCAATCAACAGAATCGGTTCCTCAAGAGACAG TTGTACGATAAGGAGGGTGCATTGGTTAATTTCAAAAGTGAACTTGCTGTCACGGAATTAGAGGTTCAG GCTTTGGTTGCACTAGCAGAAGAAATTGCTAAATATGGCATTCCAGAAGGTTCAAGAAAGATTAATGGGAAATACATTCAGTCTCACCTTCACTCTCGGTTAGAAG CTGTACATGAAAAGTTGAAGGAACAGATAAAGGATGTTGAAGCTGCAAAATCCAAGGAGGTGCACTTATTTTGGCGCGGTATGGCTGAG AGTGTTCAAGTAATGGGCACCTTTGATGGATGGAGTCAAGGAGAGCACCTATCAGCAGAGTATACTGGTTCTTTCACAGAGTTCTCCACAACATTGATGCTGAGACCTGGAAG ATATGAAATCAAGTTCTTGGTGGATGGAGAGTGGCAGCTCTCACCAGAATTCCCTACTGTAGGGGAGGGGCTGACAGAAAATAACTTGCTGATTGTGGAATAA
- the LOC127803706 gene encoding protein PTST, chloroplastic isoform X1 — protein sequence MECHLMGTASFCLENRLQQFPWQSRKSSFEKIHTSHYKVAAWTARMRFQRSFFSNLASTGKNSLSCSSWRTFCIPVGLDESSSPELEVYNSDDEDAPPGELLEKPLSSDELKALLVDSERERLIKKLSEANQQNRFLKRQLYDKEGALVNFKSELAVTELEVQALVALAEEIAKYGIPEGSRKINGKYIQSHLHSRLEAVHEKLKEQIKDVEAAKSKEVHLFWRGMAESVQVMGTFDGWSQGEHLSAEYTGSFTEFSTTLMLRPGRYEIKFLVDGEWQLSPEFPTVGEGLTENNLLIVE from the exons ATGGAGTGTCATCTGATGGGTACCGCAAG TTTTTGTCTTGAAAACCGCTTGCAACAGTTCCCATGGCAATCAAGAAAGTCAAGTTTCGAAAAGATTCATACTTCTCACTATAAGGTAGCTGCATGGACAGCAAGGATGAGGTTTCAAAGGTCATTTTTTTCGAATTTAGCTTCTACTGGAAAAAATTCTCTGAGTTGTTCTTCTTGGAGGACATTTTGTATACCTGTTGGCCTGGATGAGTCTTCATCACCTGAGTTAGAAGTGTACAACAGTGATGATGAGGATGCTCCTCCTGGAGAGCTTCTTGAAAAACCACTGAGTAGTGATGAG CTGAAGGCTTTGCTTGTTGATTCTGAAAGAGAGAGACTTATCAAGAAACTGAGTGAAGCCAATCAACAGAATCGGTTCCTCAAGAGACAG TTGTACGATAAGGAGGGTGCATTGGTTAATTTCAAAAGTGAACTTGCTGTCACGGAATTAGAGGTTCAG GCTTTGGTTGCACTAGCAGAAGAAATTGCTAAATATGGCATTCCAGAAGGTTCAAGAAAGATTAATGGGAAATACATTCAGTCTCACCTTCACTCTCGGTTAGAAG CTGTACATGAAAAGTTGAAGGAACAGATAAAGGATGTTGAAGCTGCAAAATCCAAGGAGGTGCACTTATTTTGGCGCGGTATGGCTGAG AGTGTTCAAGTAATGGGCACCTTTGATGGATGGAGTCAAGGAGAGCACCTATCAGCAGAGTATACTGGTTCTTTCACAGAGTTCTCCACAACATTGATGCTGAGACCTGGAAG ATATGAAATCAAGTTCTTGGTGGATGGAGAGTGGCAGCTCTCACCAGAATTCCCTACTGTAGGGGAGGGGCTGACAGAAAATAACTTGCTGATTGTGGAATAA
- the LOC127803708 gene encoding protein C2-DOMAIN ABA-RELATED 4-like, translated as MENLLGLLRIHVFRGINLAKRDVRSSDPYVVVRMGKQKLRTRVVKKNTNPEWDEDLTLSISSTDPPVKISVYDKDTFSFDDKMGDAEFDIRPFAEAVKMKQEGKLEGFPNGTTIFQVKPTRENCLSEESNIMWTDGKLVQHMFLRLRNVECGEIELQLEWIDVPGSKGFSK; from the exons ATGGAGAACCTGTTGGGTCTACTGAGGATTCACGTCTTCAGAGGCATCAATCTTGCCAAACGAGACGTCAGGAGCAGCGATCCCTACGTGGTTGTCCGAATGGGCAAACAG AAATTGAGGACTCGTGTAGTGAAGAAGAATACCAATCCTGAGTGGGATGAAGATTTGACACTTTCTATCTCAAGCACTGATCCCCCTGTCAAAATT TCGGTGTACGACAAGGATACGTTCAGCTTTGATGACAAGATGGGAGATGCAGAATTCGACATCAGACCCTTTGCCGAGGCCGTGAAGATGAAGCAGGAAGGGAAGCTGGAAGGCTTTCCCAACGGAACCACAATCTTCCAAGTAAAACCCACCAGAGAAAACTGCCTCTCGGAAGAGAGCAACATTATGTGGACAGACGGCAAGCTTGTCCAGCACATGTTTCTGAGACTGCGAAATGTGGAGTGTGGTGAGATAGAATTGCAATTGGAGTGGATTGACGTTCCTGGGTCCAAGGGCTTTTCCAAGTGA